Proteins found in one Lycium ferocissimum isolate CSIRO_LF1 unplaced genomic scaffold, AGI_CSIRO_Lferr_CH_V1 ctg5105, whole genome shotgun sequence genomic segment:
- the LOC132044716 gene encoding pentatricopeptide repeat-containing protein At5g15010, mitochondrial — protein MMKYSNSRRLVISCFLRGIHSYHYPNLPRNKLICLPQSTSGLSFLHSALSKSNRVNFFISGFRFCNFTSSSNLNDGSDYDQEDSSDNYEEPYSNFSQEDLETNNSNNNNIPCVIPQVGSEECREAVSDRPSAKDLETIEAILKEPGIHAAQVHNKLEQCGVRPTHNLVTVVLSRVRNNWEVAFTFFVWASKQTGYVHCVRQYHSMISILGKMRKFDTAWSLIDEMRGGNNRPSLVNSQTLLIMIRKYCAVHDVGKAISTFYAFKRFKLEVGIAEFQDLLSALCRYKNVKDAEHLLFCNKNVFPLNTKSLNVILNGWCLALDDLSEGKRIWRLMKERGIPCDVFSYCSIMSCYSRAGRLNVVLKLFDEMKLCGVAPDVKVYNAVIHALAKGRLVKQARIVMNTMEVNGLTPNAVTYNSLIMPLCKARLLDEAREVFNEMIERGIHPTVRTYHALLRSVRTGEEVFEHLQKMKSMGCIPTHDTYIMLIRKFCRWCQLDNVFKLWDEMSKIGLDHDRSSYIVLIHGLFLNGKLEESYKYYQEMKQKGLLPEPKIDEMLRAWVAGRSDFQENKVTCSQENKERVKFEKADKERDFRKKPEIRRVTREGGFSFWDQ, from the coding sequence ATGATGAAATACAGTAACTCACGAAGACTTGTAATTTCCTGCTTCCTTCGTGGGATTCACAGTTACCACTATCCCAATTTGCCAAGAAATAAGCTAATTTGTCTTCCTCAGTCCACCAGTGGTCTGAGTTTCCTGCATAGTGCTCTCTCAAAGTCTAATAGGGTTAATTTCTTCATTTCTGGATTCAGGTTTTGTAATTTTACTTCCTCAAGCAATTTAAATGATGGAAGTGATTATGATCAAGAAGATAGTAGTGACAATTATGAAGAACCATATTCTAATTTTTCCCAAGAAGATCTTGAaaccaacaacagcaacaacaacaacataccctgtgtaatcccacaagtggggtctgaggagtgtagagaggctgtttccgatagaccctcagctAAAGATCTTGAAACCATTGAAGCCATTTTGAAAGAACCCGGAATCCATGCTGCTCAAGTGCATAACAAACTTGAGCAATGTGGTGTAAGGCCCACACATAATCTAGTTACCGTGGTTCTTTCTCGTGTACGGAATAATTGGGAAGTTGCATTCACTTTCTTCGTTTGGGCAAGTAAACAAACAGGTTATGTGCATTGTGTGCGTCAATATCATTCTATGATATCTATACTTGGCAAAATGAGGAAGTTTGATACTGCGTGGTCATTGATTGATGAAATGAGAGGTGGAAACAATAGACCGTCTCTTGTGAATTCTCAGACACTCTTGATTATGATAAGGAAATATTGTGCTGTACATGATGTGGGAAAAGCTATTAGTACGTTTTACGCGTTTAAACGGTttaaattggaagttggaattgcAGAATTTCAAGACCTTTTGTCTGCGCTTTGTCGGTACAAGAATGTAAAAGACGCGGAGCACTTGCTTTTTTGCAATAAGAACGTTTTCCCGTTGAATACTAAGAGTTTGAATGTCATTCTCAATGGATGGTGTCTTGCCCTTGATGATTTAAGTGAGGGAAAGAGGATTTGGAGGTTGATGAAGGAGAGAGGGATTCCTTGTGATGTTTTTTCGTATTGTAGTATCATGTCTTGCTATTCGAGGGCTGGCAGACTCAATGTTGTGCTTAAGCTTTTCGATGAGATGAAATTGTGTGGGGTTGCACCCGATGTTAAAGTATATAATGCTGTGATTCATGCTCTTGCAAAAGGCAGGCTGGTTAAACAAGCTAGGATTGTGATGAACACGATGGAAGTGAATGGTCTCACTCCAAACGCTGTTACTTATAATTCATTGATCATGCCTCTCTGCAAAGCTCGATTGCTAGATGAAGCCCGTGAGGTCTTCAATGAGATGATTGAACGCGGTATACATCCTACTGTCCGAACTTACCATGCATTACTTCGTAGCGTGAGGACAGGGGAAGAAGTATTCGAGCACTTGCAAAAGATGAAGTCAATGGGCTGTATTCCAACTCATGACACTTATATAATGTTAATCCGGAAGTTTTGCCGATGGTGCCAACTTGATAATGTTTTCAAGTTGTGGGATGAGATGAGCAAGATTGGTTTGGACCATGATCGAAGTTCATATATAGTGCTGATACATGGACTCTTTCTGAATGGAAAACTGGAGGAGTCATACAAATACTATCAAGAAATGAAGCAAAAAGGTTTACTGCCAGAGCCCAAGATAGATGAAATGCTTCGGGCTTGGGTGGCTGGCAGGAGTGATTTTCAAGAGAATAAAGTAACATGTAGTCAGGAGAACAAAGAGAGGGTCAAATTCGAAAAAGCTGATAAAGAAAGGGATTTCCGTAAAAAACCTGAAATTAGAAGAGTTACGAGAGAGGGTGGCTTCTCTTTCTGGGATCAGTAG